In Salisediminibacterium beveridgei, one DNA window encodes the following:
- a CDS encoding MBL fold metallo-hydrolase yields the protein MKQVITALTVIFTLSACGTEDPPQSNETASDPAENKAEQNTNTQNDEPDNGVPSDENHTNDQNEDSSAAGDSASGTLEVHFIDAGQADATLFLHEEGDDQFSILYDTGDWRQTDVVSYLHDEDLEGIDILIGSHPHADHIGQMDIILNEFDVSEVWMSGDDHTSATYERVLDAIENTDAVYDEPRAGDAFEVGDLVIDIIHPETLTGDLHEGSLSMRLSFGEHSFVLTGDAEIESEQEIIDRYPELSSTVLHLGHHGSHTSTSEDFLNAVAPEFAIISAGADNSFGHPHSEVVDRIQKHNMKTYGTYVHGTILVYSDGEMLEIETEQTGEITPGTREDSSDPEGDDSGSSVTVPDGDCVDINSASHEELQAIMHIGEGRAGDLIEQRPYDQVNQLTRIHGIGEGRIRDIQDEGIACVEEE from the coding sequence ATGAAGCAGGTAATTACTGCGTTAACTGTCATTTTTACGTTGAGCGCTTGTGGAACTGAAGATCCACCCCAAAGCAACGAAACTGCTTCTGACCCTGCCGAAAACAAAGCTGAGCAAAATACAAACACGCAAAACGACGAGCCGGATAACGGCGTCCCGTCAGATGAAAATCATACCAATGATCAGAACGAAGACAGCAGCGCTGCGGGTGATTCTGCTTCCGGAACACTTGAGGTTCACTTTATTGATGCCGGGCAGGCAGATGCCACCTTGTTTTTGCATGAGGAAGGCGACGACCAATTCAGCATTCTGTATGATACAGGGGACTGGAGACAGACGGATGTCGTGTCCTATTTGCATGATGAAGATCTCGAGGGAATCGACATCCTCATCGGCAGTCATCCTCATGCTGACCACATCGGGCAAATGGATATCATCTTAAACGAATTTGATGTATCCGAAGTCTGGATGTCAGGAGATGACCATACAAGTGCTACTTACGAGCGTGTTCTCGATGCAATAGAAAACACCGATGCCGTTTACGATGAACCGCGTGCAGGAGATGCTTTTGAAGTTGGAGATCTGGTTATTGATATCATTCACCCCGAAACGCTCACCGGTGATCTGCATGAAGGCTCGTTAAGCATGCGTCTCAGCTTCGGTGAACACAGTTTCGTATTGACAGGTGATGCAGAGATTGAATCGGAACAGGAAATCATCGACCGTTATCCCGAGCTGTCATCCACAGTTCTCCATTTAGGACACCACGGTTCACACACGTCTACTTCTGAAGATTTTCTGAACGCTGTTGCACCCGAGTTCGCAATCATTTCGGCAGGAGCGGATAACAGTTTCGGCCATCCGCACAGTGAAGTAGTGGATCGCATCCAGAAACACAATATGAAGACCTATGGTACTTATGTACATGGAACCATTCTCGTATACTCCGATGGTGAAATGCTTGAAATTGAGACAGAACAAACCGGTGAAATCACGCCTGGTACCCGGGAAGATTCAAGTGACCCGGAAGGCGATGACAGTGGTTCCTCCGTTACGGTACCAGATGGCGACTGTGTCGATATTAATTCGGCATCCCACGAAGAACTGCAGGCGATTATGCATATCGGTGAAGGCCGTGCCGGGGATCTGATCGAACAAAGACCATACGATCAGGTCAACCAGCTGACACGGATTCATGGCATTGGTGAGGGCCGGATACGTGATATTCAAGACGAGGGGATCGCCTGTGTTGAGGAGGAATGA
- a CDS encoding YwaF family protein: MFGIDHLAAIVITFFGIFYLYLYRHWFQSLPEKKVRMIEISSAIFLLLFEVAYYTWLVRMDVWSVSSGLPIELSSISVLLMIFLLIKRNRHLVEIMFMVGIAGALQAVFTPVLFYGFPHFRYIHFFLSHIAVIWVAFYFIWIRGYSITIHSIWKALLFLNILLPFIYWINLRLDGNYWFLMEKPSGGSLLDFLGPHPWYILGMQGVALLFCSVLWFIFGKKSST; encoded by the coding sequence ATGTTTGGAATAGATCACCTGGCTGCCATTGTGATCACATTTTTCGGTATTTTTTATTTGTATCTGTATCGTCACTGGTTTCAGTCACTTCCTGAGAAAAAGGTGAGAATGATTGAAATCAGTTCAGCGATTTTCTTACTCTTATTTGAAGTGGCATATTACACATGGCTTGTCAGAATGGATGTGTGGTCGGTTTCGAGCGGATTGCCGATTGAACTGTCAAGCATCAGTGTTCTGTTAATGATCTTCCTGTTGATCAAACGTAATCGACACCTCGTTGAAATTATGTTTATGGTGGGCATTGCCGGCGCTTTGCAGGCGGTATTCACCCCTGTGCTGTTTTATGGTTTCCCGCATTTCCGTTATATTCACTTTTTTCTTTCACACATTGCAGTGATCTGGGTGGCGTTTTACTTCATCTGGATCAGAGGCTATAGCATTACAATCCACAGCATTTGGAAAGCATTATTGTTTTTAAATATCCTGTTGCCTTTCATCTACTGGATCAACCTCCGTCTCGATGGAAACTACTGGTTTTTGATGGAGAAGCCTTCAGGTGGAAGTTTACTTGATTTTCTGGGCCCACATCCATGGTATATACTCGGTATGCAGGGTGTGGCGTTACTATTTTGCAGTGTATTATGGTTCATTTTTGGCAAGAAATCATCAACATGA
- a CDS encoding NUDIX domain-containing protein has protein sequence MSVLQAKIVVKAYAVYQGKGLVVHRTGKYAKWECPGGKVDVGEDLEAALVREVFEETGLSIVPGRLLYATLVSVENDLPYLVLTYSGTAASAQVELSDEHDAFEWVDERTFIQIMPKDIRKAFLEHGVFEQIKERA, from the coding sequence GTGAGTGTCCTTCAAGCAAAAATCGTTGTGAAAGCTTATGCAGTGTATCAAGGCAAAGGGCTGGTCGTACATCGAACCGGCAAGTATGCAAAATGGGAATGTCCCGGTGGGAAGGTCGATGTTGGAGAAGATCTGGAAGCTGCTTTAGTCAGAGAAGTCTTTGAAGAGACGGGGCTGAGCATTGTTCCGGGTAGACTGCTTTACGCAACGCTTGTGTCAGTGGAAAATGACTTGCCCTACCTTGTGTTGACATACTCAGGTACCGCAGCATCGGCTCAGGTCGAACTATCAGATGAGCACGATGCGTTTGAATGGGTTGATGAGCGGACATTTATTCAGATTATGCCAAAAGATATTCGCAAGGCATTTTTAGAACACGGCGTGTTTGAACAAATCAAAGAGAGAGCCTGA
- a CDS encoding cation diffusion facilitator family transporter, with amino-acid sequence MEDRFKKASFATWLGIIANAVLAVMKGITGWLSGSRALIADAAHSASDVVGSIAVLAGLKTAQKPPDKDHPYGHGKAENIATIIVAILLVVVGIEIAISSAGAFFGGVTRAPGMMALVVIIFSLIVKECLYHYKYRLAKKINSSALMAEAWHHRSDSISSMAALVGIGGAMAGQASGLPILFYLDPLAGIVVSLLVIRVGIKLAKESSQIMLEQVLSDEETKPMAEAVQKVDGVIRVDELLARTHGHYMIVDIKVSVEPSITVEDGHTISKQVKKCLTKEFQSIQNVFVHINPYRTDDDRKVVDINDQKTIQERA; translated from the coding sequence ATGGAAGACCGGTTTAAAAAAGCGTCATTTGCTACATGGCTCGGCATTATTGCAAATGCGGTCCTGGCAGTCATGAAAGGCATTACCGGCTGGCTTTCCGGCAGTCGGGCATTAATCGCCGATGCTGCCCACTCCGCTTCGGATGTGGTTGGATCCATCGCCGTCCTCGCCGGTCTCAAAACAGCTCAGAAGCCGCCTGACAAAGATCATCCTTATGGTCACGGCAAAGCAGAAAACATCGCGACCATCATTGTTGCTATCTTATTAGTTGTTGTCGGAATTGAAATCGCCATCTCATCTGCAGGTGCTTTTTTCGGTGGTGTCACCCGGGCACCGGGGATGATGGCTCTTGTTGTAATTATCTTTTCCCTGATCGTTAAAGAATGTTTATACCATTACAAATACCGCCTGGCCAAAAAAATAAACAGTTCCGCATTAATGGCAGAAGCCTGGCATCACCGTTCAGACTCCATTTCATCGATGGCCGCTCTCGTCGGTATCGGCGGTGCCATGGCCGGACAGGCATCAGGTCTTCCCATTCTCTTCTATCTCGATCCACTCGCGGGTATCGTAGTCTCACTGCTTGTTATTCGTGTAGGCATCAAGCTGGCAAAAGAATCCAGTCAAATTATGCTTGAACAAGTCCTGTCCGATGAGGAGACGAAGCCTATGGCAGAAGCCGTTCAAAAAGTGGACGGTGTCATCCGCGTAGATGAACTCCTGGCGAGAACACACGGTCATTATATGATCGTGGATATTAAAGTCAGTGTGGAACCGTCTATCACTGTCGAAGACGGACATACCATTTCAAAACAGGTCAAGAAATGCCTCACTAAGGAATTTCAATCCATTCAAAATGTCTTCGTGCACATTAACCCTTACAGGACTGACGACGATCGGAAAGTCGTCGACATCAACGATCAAAAAACCATCCAAGAGAGAGCTTGA
- a CDS encoding MsnO8 family LLM class oxidoreductase — protein sequence MLKTLSLLDSSPILKGQSDAAALRSSVSLAKACEQLGYYRYWATEHHDLAGLSGSVPEVLLAAVGQATGSIRLGSGAILLPHYSPYKVAEVHHALASLNPGRIDIGVGRAPGGNAQTSEALSGEFLKRVYSMPELVDELRGYLDGTAENGLRAAPVPDEKPELWILGTSLKSARMAGERGLSYAFAHFMSDLDPAEAMTEYRSALQANGFYPGEHHSIITVSAICAKTEQLTEELAEPVLKASLQREKNQAAGIAEAVGHSAPEEDTVADEEIMTRLRNQRFIGSAERIHEELNAMCCRAGVDEVMVITHLSSHQERYQSYESLMSSHREYHRNHD from the coding sequence GTGCTGAAAACATTAAGTCTTCTTGATTCATCCCCGATTTTAAAAGGACAGTCCGACGCTGCGGCACTTCGTTCATCAGTTTCTCTGGCGAAAGCTTGTGAACAGTTGGGCTATTATCGTTACTGGGCAACAGAACATCACGATTTAGCCGGCCTTTCAGGTTCTGTACCGGAAGTGCTTCTCGCAGCTGTCGGCCAGGCAACTGGATCGATCCGTCTAGGGAGCGGGGCGATATTGTTACCTCATTACAGTCCCTACAAGGTGGCCGAAGTCCATCATGCCTTGGCAAGCTTGAATCCAGGGAGGATTGATATCGGTGTTGGACGTGCACCAGGCGGGAACGCCCAGACGTCTGAAGCATTGAGCGGGGAGTTTTTGAAAAGAGTGTACAGTATGCCGGAACTCGTTGATGAGTTGAGAGGCTATTTGGATGGAACGGCAGAAAATGGATTAAGGGCAGCTCCGGTACCTGATGAAAAACCCGAACTATGGATTTTGGGAACGAGCTTGAAGAGTGCCCGCATGGCAGGGGAGAGAGGTTTGTCCTATGCCTTTGCCCATTTCATGAGTGATCTTGATCCGGCAGAGGCGATGACCGAATACAGGTCAGCCTTGCAGGCGAACGGTTTTTACCCCGGAGAGCATCATTCAATTATTACGGTATCTGCCATTTGCGCGAAGACCGAGCAGCTCACCGAGGAATTGGCTGAACCGGTCCTGAAAGCTTCTTTACAAAGGGAAAAGAACCAGGCAGCCGGGATCGCCGAAGCGGTTGGACATAGCGCACCTGAGGAAGATACGGTGGCGGATGAGGAAATCATGACCAGATTAAGGAATCAGCGCTTTATTGGGTCGGCTGAAAGGATCCACGAAGAACTCAACGCCATGTGCTGCCGCGCTGGCGTGGATGAAGTCATGGTCATTACGCACCTCAGCTCCCATCAGGAGCGGTATCAATCCTACGAGTCGCTCATGTCGAGTCATCGCGAGTACCATCGAAACCATGATTAG
- a CDS encoding DegV family protein: MSEKKIAWITDSTAYVTQEMKDHPDVYVIPLYITFGEEQFQDGVELSTDELYKRIRENKELPKTSQPPAGEFAKLYEQLKQDYDEAVAVHVSSEISGTIGSANQGKEMAEFPVTVVDSLSMSYAITTLINKGLTLQKTGKNAEEIGEILTTEAKKSENYVLLGSLEQFYKGGRMSGTQYLLGNLLKVKPIIQINNEGKFHLFQKVRSEKKATKRLIELFQEAMSKYKIDSVHVMHGNVAQRAEEVKGLIHEVYPEMNVITGEISSTIAAHAGEGTIAVIWHNENKPVS; this comes from the coding sequence ATGTCAGAGAAGAAAATCGCTTGGATAACAGACAGCACAGCATACGTAACACAGGAAATGAAAGATCATCCCGACGTTTATGTCATCCCATTGTATATCACGTTTGGAGAAGAGCAGTTTCAGGACGGTGTCGAACTCAGTACGGACGAGTTATACAAACGCATTCGTGAGAATAAAGAACTCCCAAAAACTTCCCAACCCCCGGCAGGCGAATTTGCCAAACTTTATGAACAATTGAAACAAGACTATGATGAGGCAGTTGCCGTTCACGTATCCAGTGAAATCAGCGGAACCATCGGCAGTGCAAACCAAGGAAAAGAAATGGCTGAATTCCCGGTTACGGTCGTGGACTCACTTTCAATGTCTTATGCGATCACAACACTGATCAATAAAGGATTGACCCTTCAAAAAACCGGAAAAAATGCCGAAGAAATCGGTGAAATATTGACGACTGAGGCAAAAAAATCAGAAAACTATGTCCTTCTCGGAAGTCTCGAACAATTCTATAAAGGTGGCCGCATGTCCGGCACGCAGTATCTTCTCGGGAATCTTCTGAAGGTAAAACCGATCATTCAAATCAATAATGAAGGGAAGTTCCATCTCTTCCAAAAAGTACGGTCTGAAAAAAAAGCGACCAAACGATTAATCGAACTGTTCCAAGAAGCGATGAGCAAATACAAAATCGACTCCGTTCATGTGATGCACGGCAATGTCGCTCAACGTGCCGAAGAGGTCAAAGGACTCATTCATGAGGTGTACCCTGAGATGAACGTCATTACAGGTGAAATCAGTTCCACCATTGCCGCACATGCCGGTGAAGGTACAATCGCTGTCATATGGCATAACGAAAACAAACCGGTTTCTTAA
- a CDS encoding J domain-containing protein, with protein MEQFKDYYQILGVDADASAHAIREAYNEKIQEVDPERGGYQEVYDDIQEAFDVLSDPEERQSYDEAYVHVNEDWGFSDDEHQSQEDETPDDDPVMHDETDWRNQRQQKPKPLFPEWSGWKKVGIASLVLNLLIVILFAMGITEVSDAQQEVQNVRTQEEERVNRIDDLEEENRELEEELEQFTSEVVRLEEELTIMAEEISSLETENDVLLDEINNLEEDLAAAEEEAESVADNDTDNGTGETFGRGASIDDIQDILGSPDEINDPYHRYGRSTITIEDGNVTGWSDVDGSLPVQITGAANVDTFSEGSSEEEVAGAMGAPNALRGETWTYGQSTVTFSDGVVSSFDNSGGNLALEE; from the coding sequence ATGGAGCAATTCAAAGATTACTATCAAATTCTCGGTGTCGACGCGGATGCATCGGCACATGCCATACGTGAAGCCTACAATGAAAAGATTCAGGAAGTGGATCCTGAAAGAGGCGGTTATCAGGAGGTCTATGATGATATTCAAGAAGCCTTTGATGTACTTTCAGATCCTGAAGAACGGCAGAGCTATGATGAGGCTTATGTTCATGTAAATGAAGATTGGGGCTTCAGTGATGATGAGCATCAAAGCCAGGAAGATGAAACACCGGATGATGACCCGGTGATGCATGATGAAACGGATTGGCGTAATCAGCGGCAACAAAAACCGAAACCTTTGTTTCCCGAATGGAGCGGCTGGAAAAAAGTCGGTATAGCATCCCTGGTATTGAATCTCCTGATTGTTATTTTATTTGCGATGGGCATTACGGAGGTATCAGATGCCCAGCAGGAAGTTCAGAATGTCAGAACGCAAGAAGAGGAACGGGTCAACCGGATTGATGATTTGGAAGAAGAGAACCGGGAGCTTGAAGAAGAACTTGAACAATTCACTTCTGAAGTCGTGCGGCTTGAGGAAGAGTTAACCATTATGGCAGAAGAAATATCCAGTCTTGAGACTGAGAATGACGTTTTACTTGACGAAATAAATAATCTGGAAGAAGATCTTGCAGCAGCTGAAGAGGAAGCTGAATCAGTGGCTGATAATGACACTGATAATGGGACTGGGGAAACCTTTGGCAGAGGTGCGAGTATTGATGATATACAGGATATCCTTGGATCCCCTGATGAGATTAACGACCCTTATCACCGTTATGGTCGTTCAACCATTACCATTGAAGATGGGAATGTAACAGGCTGGTCAGATGTAGATGGAAGTCTTCCAGTTCAGATTACGGGAGCGGCCAATGTGGATACGTTCAGTGAAGGCAGTTCGGAAGAAGAAGTTGCCGGAGCAATGGGCGCACCAAATGCGTTAAGAGGCGAAACGTGGACGTATGGACAATCCACAGTCACCTTCTCGGATGGTGTCGTATCTTCCTTTGATAATTCAGGCGGTAATCTGGCGCTTGAAGAATAA
- the hcp gene encoding hydroxylamine reductase, whose product MSMFCNQCQEALRNVGCDAMAGVCGKTSETANLQDLLIYTMKGVAYFNQIARQHGINDPKTDRVVLDGLFTTITNANFDDESIMTKIEKGLTKREEIKRQLMVEGLIQKHQLLPDYASWSGHRHTFEEKSEEKRVGLLAGPNEDIRSLRSLVLFGLKGMAAYAEHALNLGFEKSDINAFIERGLLVTEDDEMTGEELTAFVLETGKYGVDVMALLDEANTTRYGHPEMTEVQIGVNSDRPGILVSGHDLKDFEELLEQSKDSGVDIYTHSEMLPANYYPAFKRYDHFKGNYGNAWWKQKEEFESFNGAVLFTTNCIVPPKANYMDRIYTTGSTGYPGFKHIPDRGDGNQKDFSELIEHAKTFPAPTQIEEGSIVGGFAHNQVTQLADQVVDAVKSGAIRKFFVMAGCDGRMKSRDYYTEFAQELPNDTVILTAGCAKYRYNKLQLGEIGGIPRVLDAGQCNDSYSLAVVAMKLKEIFELNDINELPIEYNIAWYEQKAVIVLLALLHLGVKDIKLGPTLPAFLSPNVAKVLVENFGISGMTDVESDLNVMMNA is encoded by the coding sequence ATGAGTATGTTTTGTAATCAATGTCAAGAAGCGCTGAGAAATGTCGGTTGTGACGCAATGGCAGGTGTCTGTGGTAAAACGAGCGAGACCGCCAATTTGCAGGATTTATTAATTTACACGATGAAAGGCGTGGCTTACTTCAACCAGATTGCTCGTCAACACGGGATCAATGACCCGAAAACCGATCGAGTGGTTCTTGATGGCCTGTTTACCACTATTACAAATGCAAATTTCGATGACGAATCAATCATGACGAAGATCGAAAAAGGTTTAACGAAACGCGAAGAAATCAAGCGACAATTAATGGTTGAGGGACTGATTCAGAAACATCAGTTATTACCTGATTATGCTTCCTGGAGCGGACACCGACATACATTTGAAGAGAAATCCGAAGAAAAGCGAGTTGGTCTTCTTGCAGGACCGAATGAAGATATCCGCAGCCTGCGTTCTTTAGTGTTATTCGGATTGAAGGGAATGGCAGCATACGCTGAACATGCTTTGAACCTCGGTTTCGAAAAATCAGACATCAATGCATTTATCGAAAGAGGATTACTCGTAACCGAGGATGATGAAATGACAGGAGAAGAATTGACAGCGTTCGTTCTTGAGACCGGAAAGTATGGAGTCGACGTGATGGCGCTCCTCGATGAAGCGAACACAACACGCTATGGTCATCCGGAAATGACAGAAGTGCAGATCGGCGTAAACAGTGATCGTCCCGGGATCCTTGTCAGCGGACACGATTTGAAAGATTTTGAAGAATTGCTTGAACAATCGAAGGATTCCGGAGTCGATATTTATACACACTCGGAAATGCTGCCGGCGAACTATTATCCGGCCTTTAAGAGATATGATCATTTCAAAGGAAATTACGGGAATGCCTGGTGGAAGCAAAAAGAAGAATTTGAAAGTTTTAATGGTGCTGTTCTTTTTACAACCAACTGTATTGTCCCGCCAAAAGCAAATTACATGGACCGGATTTATACAACGGGATCGACCGGCTATCCAGGATTTAAGCACATTCCTGATCGGGGAGATGGCAATCAGAAGGATTTCTCCGAGCTGATTGAACATGCTAAGACTTTCCCCGCGCCAACGCAGATCGAAGAGGGCAGCATTGTAGGTGGATTTGCCCACAATCAAGTCACTCAACTGGCGGATCAAGTCGTTGATGCAGTGAAAAGCGGTGCCATCAGAAAGTTCTTTGTCATGGCAGGTTGTGATGGCCGTATGAAGTCCCGGGATTACTATACTGAATTCGCTCAGGAGTTACCGAATGATACAGTCATACTTACAGCGGGCTGTGCGAAGTACCGCTATAATAAATTACAGCTTGGAGAGATTGGTGGTATTCCAAGAGTGTTAGACGCAGGTCAGTGTAACGATTCCTACTCATTGGCAGTCGTTGCGATGAAGCTCAAAGAAATCTTCGAGCTAAATGATATTAATGAACTGCCGATTGAATACAACATCGCCTGGTATGAACAAAAGGCCGTTATTGTCTTGCTTGCCTTGCTTCATTTGGGTGTGAAGGATATCAAACTTGGACCAACGTTACCCGCATTTTTGTCTCCGAATGTTGCCAAAGTACTGGTGGAAAACTTTGGTATCAGTGGCATGACAGATGTAGAATCGGACTTGAATGTAATGATGAACGCATAA